Proteins co-encoded in one Equus przewalskii isolate Varuska chromosome 27, EquPr2, whole genome shotgun sequence genomic window:
- the LOC139079924 gene encoding carbonyl reductase [NADPH] 1-like has translation MALCRHFSGNVLLMAQDEALACVAVQQLQTEGLSPCFHHADISDLRSILTLQDFQQKEHVASIPGLQQKFTSETILEEELVGLMNKFVEDTKNGVHTNEGWPDVKTMAYAVCKMAMTVLSRIHARRLSEQRRGDKILLNACHPGWVRTDMGGPKARKCPEEGAETPMYLALLPSDAEGPHGEFVMEKKVE, from the exons ATGGCCCTGTGCCGGCACTTCTCAGGGAATGTGTTGCTCATGGCACAGGATGAAGCGCTGGCCTGTGTGGCTGTGCAGCAGCTGCAGACTGAGGGCCTCAGCCCCTGCTTCCACCATGCGGATATCAGCGACCTACGGAGCATCCTTACCCTGCAGGACTTCCAGCAGAAGGAGCATGTGGCCTCAAT CCCAGGACTGCAGCAGAAGTTTACAAGTGAGACCATTCTAGAGGAGGAGCTGGTGGGGCTCATGAACAAGTTCGTGGAAGATACAAAGAATGGAGTGCACACAAATGAAGGATGGCCTGATGTCAAGACCATGGCATATGCAGTGTGTAAGATGGCCATGACTGTCCTCTCCAGAATTCATGCCAGGAGACTgagtgagcagaggagaggggacaAGATCCTCCTGAATGCCTGCCACCCAGGGTGGGTAAGAACTGACATGGGGGGACCCAAAGCCAGAAAATGCCCAGAAGAAGGAGCAGAGACCCCCATGTACTTGGCCCTTTTGCCATCGGATGCTGAGGGGCCTCATGGAGAGTTTGTTATGGAGAAGAAAGTGGAATAA